One window from the genome of Castellaniella sp. MT123 encodes:
- the rlmH gene encoding 23S rRNA (pseudouridine(1915)-N(3))-methyltransferase RlmH, with translation MKLRVYAVGTRMPAWVQDAWQDYAKRMPRECAIELHEIKPEPRTHGKTAGQLMQAEAERIEAALHEPVWRVILDEHGKDLSTQDLAGHFESWKASGQDIAFIIGGPDGLDPALKQTARQTLRLSSLTLPHPMVRILLAEQLYRAWSILSGHPYHRA, from the coding sequence ATGAAGCTGCGCGTCTACGCGGTGGGTACCCGGATGCCCGCCTGGGTGCAAGATGCCTGGCAAGACTACGCCAAGCGCATGCCCCGGGAATGCGCCATCGAACTGCATGAAATCAAGCCGGAGCCACGCACCCACGGCAAAACCGCCGGTCAGCTGATGCAGGCCGAAGCCGAACGGATCGAAGCCGCCCTGCATGAACCTGTCTGGCGCGTCATCCTGGACGAACACGGCAAGGATCTCAGCACCCAGGATCTTGCCGGGCATTTTGAAAGCTGGAAGGCCAGCGGCCAGGACATCGCCTTCATCATCGGCGGGCCCGACGGCCTGGACCCGGCACTGAAGCAGACCGCGCGCCAGACCTTGCGCCTTTCGTCACTGACCTTGCCTCACCCCATGGTGCGCATCCTGCTGGCCGAGCAGTTGTACCGCGCCTGGAGTATTCTGTCCGGCCACCCGTATCATCGAGCCTGA
- the rsfS gene encoding ribosome silencing factor: MNLQKQQRLIIDALEDIKAQDIKVFNTTGLTSLFDRIIIASGTSNRQTRAIASHVADQAKQHGLEIIAFEGEDTGEWVLVDLGDIVVHCMQPSVRSYYNLEDIWGAKPVHVKLSPTGPAQPFEPDPGFDDA; encoded by the coding sequence ATGAACCTGCAAAAACAGCAACGCCTCATCATCGATGCACTGGAAGACATCAAGGCCCAGGACATCAAGGTCTTCAACACAACGGGCCTGACCAGCCTGTTCGACCGCATCATCATCGCCAGCGGCACGTCGAACCGCCAGACCCGCGCCATCGCCAGCCACGTCGCCGACCAGGCCAAACAACACGGCCTGGAGATCATCGCCTTCGAAGGTGAGGACACGGGAGAATGGGTCCTGGTCGACCTGGGCGACATCGTCGTGCATTGCATGCAGCCGTCTGTCCGCAGCTATTACAACCTCGAGGACATCTGGGGGGCGAAGCCCGTCCACGTCAAATTGTCGCCCACCGGTCCCGCGCAGCCATTCGAACCCGACCCGGGTTTCGACGACGCATGA
- the nadD gene encoding nicotinate (nicotinamide) nucleotide adenylyltransferase produces MPQVGLLGGSFDPVHRAHIVLARAACQALKLERVDLLPAGRPWQRDDLGASPEHRLRMLQLACQDDPILRINPVELYRPGATYTIDTLAALPDTAQYTWILGADQLANFCTWHRWRDILHYVRLAVAQRPGATAQPPDELIQALPPGGLVRIPFPPQDVSASAIRQALAKGQAVEAQLDPRVLDYIHAHRLYQYPAVPPDAAHAS; encoded by the coding sequence ATGCCGCAGGTCGGCCTGCTGGGCGGCAGCTTCGACCCGGTCCACCGAGCCCACATCGTACTGGCCCGGGCTGCCTGCCAGGCACTGAAACTGGAAAGGGTCGATCTGCTGCCTGCGGGCCGCCCCTGGCAACGCGACGACCTGGGCGCCTCGCCCGAGCATCGCCTGCGCATGTTGCAGCTGGCCTGCCAAGACGATCCGATATTGCGGATCAATCCGGTCGAGCTCTATCGCCCGGGCGCCACCTACACCATCGACACGCTGGCGGCGCTGCCGGACACCGCGCAGTACACCTGGATCCTGGGTGCCGACCAACTGGCCAATTTCTGTACGTGGCATCGCTGGCGCGATATTCTGCATTATGTTCGCCTGGCAGTGGCACAGCGTCCGGGGGCAACAGCGCAGCCTCCCGACGAGCTCATCCAGGCTCTGCCGCCAGGAGGCCTCGTACGGATTCCCTTTCCACCGCAGGACGTCTCCGCCTCCGCCATCCGCCAGGCCCTCGCCAAAGGGCAAGCGGTCGAGGCCCAGCTGGACCCCCGCGTGCTGGACTACATCCACGCACACCGACTCTATCAATACCCGGCTGTCCCTCCCGACGCCGCACATGCCTCATGA
- the hemF gene encoding oxygen-dependent coproporphyrinogen oxidase codes for MHVPVDHVHATFSALQERIVSSLEALEGASFGRDPWTRPEGGGGLTRYCENGTVFERAGVLFSHVQGHALPPSASAHRPELAGRGWEAMGVSMVLHPRNPHVPTTHMNVRLFVAHGNGGDQDVFWFGGGLDLTPYYPVEADVRHFHQVCHDAMAPFGTDKYPRYKAWCDEYFLLRHRHETRGVGGLFFDDLNTPDFDTCFTLTQAVGNCFLPAYVPIVQARNTTAYGERERAFQAYRRGRYVEFNLVYDRGTLFGLQSGGRTESILLSMPPVAQWRYDWTPEPGSAEAALGDYLKPRAWL; via the coding sequence ATGCACGTCCCAGTCGACCACGTTCACGCCACATTCTCCGCGCTCCAGGAGCGCATCGTCAGCAGTCTCGAGGCCCTGGAAGGGGCCTCGTTCGGCCGTGATCCCTGGACCCGCCCCGAAGGCGGCGGCGGTCTGACCCGGTATTGCGAGAACGGCACCGTCTTCGAACGGGCGGGGGTGCTGTTCAGCCATGTCCAGGGCCACGCGCTGCCGCCCTCGGCCAGCGCACATCGCCCGGAACTCGCCGGACGCGGCTGGGAAGCCATGGGAGTCTCCATGGTGCTGCATCCACGCAACCCCCACGTCCCGACCACGCACATGAACGTACGGCTCTTCGTCGCCCACGGAAACGGCGGCGACCAGGACGTGTTCTGGTTCGGTGGCGGCCTGGATCTGACCCCGTACTACCCGGTGGAAGCCGACGTGCGGCATTTCCATCAGGTCTGCCATGATGCGATGGCCCCCTTCGGGACCGACAAATACCCCCGCTACAAGGCCTGGTGCGACGAGTACTTCCTGCTGCGTCACCGCCACGAGACCCGCGGTGTTGGCGGCCTGTTCTTCGACGATCTGAACACGCCGGATTTCGACACCTGCTTCACATTGACCCAGGCAGTGGGCAACTGCTTTCTGCCCGCCTATGTCCCGATCGTCCAGGCGCGCAACACGACCGCTTACGGTGAACGTGAGCGCGCGTTCCAGGCGTACCGTCGAGGCCGGTATGTCGAATTCAACCTCGTGTACGACCGCGGAACCCTGTTCGGTCTGCAGTCCGGTGGCCGCACGGAATCGATCCTGCTATCCATGCCCCCTGTCGCGCAATGGCGCTATGACTGGACGCCCGAGCCGGGTTCCGCCGAAGCGGCGCTGGGCGACTATCTGAAACCTCGCGCATGGCTGTGA
- the purD gene encoding phosphoribosylamine--glycine ligase — protein sequence MKLLVIGSGGREHALAWRLAQSPRVQKIYVAPGNGGTADAPLIENLPLSDIEALITFVRQEKIAFTVVGPEAPLAAGIVDAFRAAGLRIFGPTRAAAQLESSKDYAKAFMLRHSIPTAAYQTFTDAQQAKSYIREQGAPIVIKADGLAAGKGVVVAQTLDEALQAIDDMLGTDGAFGAAGARVVVEEFLDGEEASFIVMCDGHHVLPLATSQDHKRLLDGDAGPNTGGMGAYSPAPIVTPALHNRIMREVIQPAIQGMAHDGIPYTGFLYAGLMIGPGPDATRGLKVLEFNCRMGDPETQPIMLRVKNDFTETLEHALDGTLDQTEIDWDRRTAVGVVLAAAGYPDAPRKGDLITALAADTDTCITFHAGTTRDDGQLRTNGGRVLCVTALADSIRRAQQAAYDAVNQTFFEGRQFRRDIGWRAVAAGKRHD from the coding sequence ATGAAGCTGCTGGTCATCGGCTCGGGCGGCCGCGAACATGCCCTGGCCTGGCGCCTGGCCCAGTCCCCTCGCGTGCAAAAAATCTACGTCGCTCCCGGCAATGGCGGGACAGCCGATGCGCCCCTGATCGAGAACCTGCCCTTGAGCGACATCGAGGCACTGATCACCTTCGTGCGCCAGGAAAAGATCGCCTTCACCGTGGTCGGGCCGGAAGCCCCGCTGGCGGCCGGCATCGTCGATGCCTTCCGCGCGGCCGGCCTGCGCATTTTCGGACCAACCCGCGCGGCGGCCCAGCTGGAAAGCTCGAAGGACTATGCGAAGGCCTTCATGCTGCGCCACAGCATTCCTACAGCCGCCTACCAGACCTTCACCGATGCGCAGCAGGCGAAGTCCTACATCCGCGAACAAGGCGCCCCGATCGTCATCAAGGCCGACGGCCTGGCTGCCGGCAAGGGCGTGGTCGTGGCCCAGACGCTGGACGAGGCTCTGCAGGCCATCGACGACATGCTGGGTACGGACGGCGCCTTCGGCGCGGCCGGCGCTCGCGTCGTGGTCGAAGAGTTCCTCGACGGCGAGGAAGCCAGTTTCATCGTCATGTGCGACGGCCATCACGTGCTGCCGCTGGCCACCAGCCAGGACCACAAGCGCCTGCTCGACGGCGACGCGGGGCCCAACACCGGCGGCATGGGCGCCTACTCGCCAGCCCCCATCGTCACCCCAGCCCTGCACAATCGCATCATGCGCGAGGTCATCCAGCCAGCCATTCAGGGCATGGCGCACGACGGAATCCCGTATACCGGCTTCCTGTACGCGGGCCTGATGATCGGGCCAGGTCCGGACGCCACCCGCGGGCTGAAGGTCCTGGAATTCAACTGCCGCATGGGCGACCCGGAAACCCAGCCCATCATGCTGCGCGTCAAGAACGACTTCACCGAAACGCTGGAACACGCACTGGACGGCACGCTGGACCAGACCGAGATCGACTGGGACCGGCGCACGGCGGTCGGGGTCGTCCTCGCGGCCGCCGGCTATCCAGACGCACCGCGCAAAGGCGACCTCATCACGGCGCTGGCCGCTGATACCGACACCTGCATCACCTTTCACGCGGGCACCACCCGCGACGACGGTCAGCTGCGCACCAACGGCGGACGGGTGCTGTGCGTCACCGCGCTGGCCGACTCCATCCGCCGCGCCCAGCAGGCCGCCTACGACGCGGTGAACCAGACCTTCTTCGAAGGCCGCCAGTTCCGACGAGACATCGGCTGGCGTGCCGTCGCCGCCGGCAAGCGGCACGACTAA